The Glycine soja cultivar W05 chromosome 6, ASM419377v2, whole genome shotgun sequence genome has a window encoding:
- the LOC114416750 gene encoding histone-lysine N-methyltransferase ASHR3 isoform X3 gives MPPWVVSHHPLKITKPHFPAHFYLLLLLFFFSSSASPFSLCIFSLPSASVGKFPLRVSAMPDLGNLSLSAPLTLSRCSSNDALDAPVKTLPNAFSSEPGSEPAFEPRVLKRTRGSLDRVKKPPIADKAFQDRLKDLPFLVGAPMMEECCFCCHFIYPGDDELLCSVRGCDARYHSECAKDAVGASNLKKFKCPQHVCFICKLKKQFRCVRCKIAFHSKCAPWSDSVVQLKDHPGQAVCWRHPSDWRLDRKTDASTSDISEVFCRLPLPFISEEFKIDFTWKDMDNKMEQPSPYVHIRRNIYLVKKKRSDADDGAGCTSCSSTSTCSDDCVCRVQCISCSKACRCSENCNNRPFRKEKKIKIVKTELCGWGVEAAETIDKGGFIIEYIGEVIDDALCEKRLWDMKYRGVQNFYMCEIRKDFTIDATFKGNTSRFLNHSCDPNCVLEK, from the exons ATGCCCCCTTGGGTAGTTTCACATCACCCCCTGAAAATTACAAAACCACACTTTCCCGCCCACTTCTACCTCCtactcctcctcttcttcttttcttcttcagcttctcctttctctctctgcATCTTTTCCCTACCCTCTGCCTCTGTCGGCAAGTTTCCTCTAAGGGTTTCGGCGATGCCAGATTTGGGAAACCTTTCTCTCTCCGCGCCTCTCACACTCTCTCGCTGCTCCTCCAATGATGCCCTTGACGCTCCCGTCAAAACCCTACCCAATGCTTTCAGTTCCGAGCCTGGTTCCGAACCTGCCTTTGAGCCTCGGGTTTTGAAGCGCACCCGAGGCTCCCTGGATCGGGTCAAGAAGCCCCCCATCGCCGACAAGGCCTTCCAGGATCGCCTCAAAGATCTTCCTTTTCTAGTTGGCGCTCCCATGatg GAAGAATGTTGTTTTTGCTGCCATTTTATTTACCCTGGTGATGATGAGCTCTTGTGTTCGGTTCGAGGATGTGACGCACGCTACCATTCTGAATGTGCAAAAGATGCTGTTGGGGCTTCCAATCTGAAAAAATTCAAGTGTCCACAACAT GTGTGCTTCATTTGCAAGCTAAAGAAGCAGTTTAGGTGTGTTAGGTGTAAAATAGCATTCCATAGTAAATGTGCACCATGGTCAGATTCAGTGGTGCAACTAAAAGATCATCCCGGGCAAGCTGTTTGCTGGAGGCATCCTTCTGATTGGCGCTTGGATAGAAag ACTGATGCTTCAACAAGTGACATTTCG GAAGTATTTTGTCGCTTGCCTCTTCCATTTATCAGTGAGGAGTTTAAGATTGACTTCACTTGGAAAGACATGGACAATAAGATGGAGCAGCCATCACCATATGTACACATAAGACGCA ATATATACTTAGTAAAGAAGAAACGTAGTGATGCGGATGATGGTGCAGGGTGCACCAGTTGCAGTTCTACTTCTACATGTTCTGATGATTGTGTGTGCAG GGTTCAATGCATAAGCTGTTCAAAGGCATGTCGCTGCTCAGAAAATTGCAACAATCGACCATTTCGCAAGGAGAAAAAGATCAAGATTGTCAAG aCTGAACTTTGTGGATGGGGAGTGGAGGCCGCTGAAACAATTGATAAAGGTGGATTTATAATTGAGTATATTGGAGAAG TCATTGACGATGCTTTATGTGAAAAAAGGCTTTGGGACATGAAATACAGGGGTGTACAGAATTTTTACATGTGTGAGATTCGGAAAGACTTCACAATAGATGCAACTTTCAAAGGAAATACTTCACGCTTTTTGAACCATAGCTGTGATCCCAACTGTGTTTTGGAGAAGTG A
- the LOC114416750 gene encoding histone-lysine N-methyltransferase ASHR3 isoform X1, translated as MPPWVVSHHPLKITKPHFPAHFYLLLLLFFFSSSASPFSLCIFSLPSASVGKFPLRVSAMPDLGNLSLSAPLTLSRCSSNDALDAPVKTLPNAFSSEPGSEPAFEPRVLKRTRGSLDRVKKPPIADKAFQDRLKDLPFLVGAPMMEECCFCCHFIYPGDDELLCSVRGCDARYHSECAKDAVGASNLKKFKCPQHVCFICKLKKQFRCVRCKIAFHSKCAPWSDSVVQLKDHPGQAVCWRHPSDWRLDRKTDASTSDISEVFCRLPLPFISEEFKIDFTWKDMDNKMEQPSPYVHIRRNIYLVKKKRSDADDGAGCTSCSSTSTCSDDCVCRVQCISCSKACRCSENCNNRPFRKEKKIKIVKTELCGWGVEAAETIDKGGFIIEYIGEVIDDALCEKRLWDMKYRGVQNFYMCEIRKDFTIDATFKGNTSRFLNHSCDPNCVLEKWQVDGETRVGVFAACSIEAGEPLTYDYRFSNAIMPTIPISIKRIIRVCFCQQFFRYLLHRFHCLPQHFKLHLVVEPHHVGIESPLFWLLGLGLTP; from the exons ATGCCCCCTTGGGTAGTTTCACATCACCCCCTGAAAATTACAAAACCACACTTTCCCGCCCACTTCTACCTCCtactcctcctcttcttcttttcttcttcagcttctcctttctctctctgcATCTTTTCCCTACCCTCTGCCTCTGTCGGCAAGTTTCCTCTAAGGGTTTCGGCGATGCCAGATTTGGGAAACCTTTCTCTCTCCGCGCCTCTCACACTCTCTCGCTGCTCCTCCAATGATGCCCTTGACGCTCCCGTCAAAACCCTACCCAATGCTTTCAGTTCCGAGCCTGGTTCCGAACCTGCCTTTGAGCCTCGGGTTTTGAAGCGCACCCGAGGCTCCCTGGATCGGGTCAAGAAGCCCCCCATCGCCGACAAGGCCTTCCAGGATCGCCTCAAAGATCTTCCTTTTCTAGTTGGCGCTCCCATGatg GAAGAATGTTGTTTTTGCTGCCATTTTATTTACCCTGGTGATGATGAGCTCTTGTGTTCGGTTCGAGGATGTGACGCACGCTACCATTCTGAATGTGCAAAAGATGCTGTTGGGGCTTCCAATCTGAAAAAATTCAAGTGTCCACAACAT GTGTGCTTCATTTGCAAGCTAAAGAAGCAGTTTAGGTGTGTTAGGTGTAAAATAGCATTCCATAGTAAATGTGCACCATGGTCAGATTCAGTGGTGCAACTAAAAGATCATCCCGGGCAAGCTGTTTGCTGGAGGCATCCTTCTGATTGGCGCTTGGATAGAAag ACTGATGCTTCAACAAGTGACATTTCG GAAGTATTTTGTCGCTTGCCTCTTCCATTTATCAGTGAGGAGTTTAAGATTGACTTCACTTGGAAAGACATGGACAATAAGATGGAGCAGCCATCACCATATGTACACATAAGACGCA ATATATACTTAGTAAAGAAGAAACGTAGTGATGCGGATGATGGTGCAGGGTGCACCAGTTGCAGTTCTACTTCTACATGTTCTGATGATTGTGTGTGCAG GGTTCAATGCATAAGCTGTTCAAAGGCATGTCGCTGCTCAGAAAATTGCAACAATCGACCATTTCGCAAGGAGAAAAAGATCAAGATTGTCAAG aCTGAACTTTGTGGATGGGGAGTGGAGGCCGCTGAAACAATTGATAAAGGTGGATTTATAATTGAGTATATTGGAGAAG TCATTGACGATGCTTTATGTGAAAAAAGGCTTTGGGACATGAAATACAGGGGTGTACAGAATTTTTACATGTGTGAGATTCGGAAAGACTTCACAATAGATGCAACTTTCAAAGGAAATACTTCACGCTTTTTGAACCATAGCTGTGATCCCAACTGTGTTTTGGAGAAGTG GCAAGTTGATGGTGAAACACGTGTGGGTGTATTTGCCGCTTGTTCAATAGAAGCTGGAGAGCCGTTAACATATGATTACAG GTTCTCCAATGCCATTATGCCTACAATACCCATTTCCATCAAACG GATTATCCGTGTTTGTTTTTGCCAGCAGTTTTTCCGTTATCTCCTTCACAGATTCCATTGCCTGCCACAACACTTCAAACTGCATCTTGTTGTTGAGCCTCATCATGTTGGCATTGAATCTCCTCTATTCTGGCTTCTAGGACTCGGTTTGACCCCATAA
- the LOC114416750 gene encoding histone-lysine N-methyltransferase ASHR3 isoform X2, translating to MPPWVVSHHPLKITKPHFPAHFYLLLLLFFFSSSASPFSLCIFSLPSASVGKFPLRVSAMPDLGNLSLSAPLTLSRCSSNDALDAPVKTLPNAFSSEPGSEPAFEPRVLKRTRGSLDRVKKPPIADKAFQDRLKDLPFLVGAPMMEECCFCCHFIYPGDDELLCSVRGCDARYHSECAKDAVGASNLKKFKCPQHVCFICKLKKQFRCVRCKIAFHSKCAPWSDSVVQLKDHPGQAVCWRHPSDWRLDRKTDASTSDISEVFCRLPLPFISEEFKIDFTWKDMDNKMEQPSPYVHIRRNIYLVKKKRSDADDGAGCTSCSSTSTCSDDCVCRVQCISCSKACRCSENCNNRPFRKEKKIKIVKTELCGWGVEAAETIDKGGFIIEYIGEVIDDALCEKRLWDMKYRGVQNFYMCEIRKDFTIDATFKGNTSRFLNHSCDPNCVLEKWQVDGETRVGVFAACSIEAGEPLTYDYRFVQFGPEVKCHCGAANCQGFLGTKKKIGKLDLYWGSKRKRTSKASCITLVTAV from the exons ATGCCCCCTTGGGTAGTTTCACATCACCCCCTGAAAATTACAAAACCACACTTTCCCGCCCACTTCTACCTCCtactcctcctcttcttcttttcttcttcagcttctcctttctctctctgcATCTTTTCCCTACCCTCTGCCTCTGTCGGCAAGTTTCCTCTAAGGGTTTCGGCGATGCCAGATTTGGGAAACCTTTCTCTCTCCGCGCCTCTCACACTCTCTCGCTGCTCCTCCAATGATGCCCTTGACGCTCCCGTCAAAACCCTACCCAATGCTTTCAGTTCCGAGCCTGGTTCCGAACCTGCCTTTGAGCCTCGGGTTTTGAAGCGCACCCGAGGCTCCCTGGATCGGGTCAAGAAGCCCCCCATCGCCGACAAGGCCTTCCAGGATCGCCTCAAAGATCTTCCTTTTCTAGTTGGCGCTCCCATGatg GAAGAATGTTGTTTTTGCTGCCATTTTATTTACCCTGGTGATGATGAGCTCTTGTGTTCGGTTCGAGGATGTGACGCACGCTACCATTCTGAATGTGCAAAAGATGCTGTTGGGGCTTCCAATCTGAAAAAATTCAAGTGTCCACAACAT GTGTGCTTCATTTGCAAGCTAAAGAAGCAGTTTAGGTGTGTTAGGTGTAAAATAGCATTCCATAGTAAATGTGCACCATGGTCAGATTCAGTGGTGCAACTAAAAGATCATCCCGGGCAAGCTGTTTGCTGGAGGCATCCTTCTGATTGGCGCTTGGATAGAAag ACTGATGCTTCAACAAGTGACATTTCG GAAGTATTTTGTCGCTTGCCTCTTCCATTTATCAGTGAGGAGTTTAAGATTGACTTCACTTGGAAAGACATGGACAATAAGATGGAGCAGCCATCACCATATGTACACATAAGACGCA ATATATACTTAGTAAAGAAGAAACGTAGTGATGCGGATGATGGTGCAGGGTGCACCAGTTGCAGTTCTACTTCTACATGTTCTGATGATTGTGTGTGCAG GGTTCAATGCATAAGCTGTTCAAAGGCATGTCGCTGCTCAGAAAATTGCAACAATCGACCATTTCGCAAGGAGAAAAAGATCAAGATTGTCAAG aCTGAACTTTGTGGATGGGGAGTGGAGGCCGCTGAAACAATTGATAAAGGTGGATTTATAATTGAGTATATTGGAGAAG TCATTGACGATGCTTTATGTGAAAAAAGGCTTTGGGACATGAAATACAGGGGTGTACAGAATTTTTACATGTGTGAGATTCGGAAAGACTTCACAATAGATGCAACTTTCAAAGGAAATACTTCACGCTTTTTGAACCATAGCTGTGATCCCAACTGTGTTTTGGAGAAGTG GCAAGTTGATGGTGAAACACGTGTGGGTGTATTTGCCGCTTGTTCAATAGAAGCTGGAGAGCCGTTAACATATGATTACAG ATTTGTGCAATTTGGTCCAGAGGTGAAATGCCACTGTGGTGCTGCAAATTGTCAAGGCTTTCTagggacaaaaaagaaaattggcAAGCTAGACCTCTATTGGGGTTCAAAACGTAAGAGAACATCGAAAGCTTCTTGCATTACGTTAGTAACAGCTGTATGA